One genomic region from Mytilus trossulus isolate FHL-02 chromosome 9, PNRI_Mtr1.1.1.hap1, whole genome shotgun sequence encodes:
- the LOC134685504 gene encoding histone H2A, with the protein MSGRGKGGKAKAKAKSRSSRAGLQFPVGRIHRLLRKGNYAERVGAGAPVYLAAVLEYLAAEVLELAGNAARDNKKSRIIPRHLQLAIRNDEELNKLLSGVTIAQGGVLPNIQAVLLPKKTQKAAK; encoded by the coding sequence atgtcaggACGAGGAAAAGGAGGAAAAGCAAAAGCAAAGGCAAAGTCTAGGTCATCCCGTGCCGGACTTCAGTTCCCAGTAGGTCGTATCCACAGACTTTTGAGGAAAGGAAACTACGCCGAGAGAGTTGGTGCCGGAGCACCAGTCTACCTTGCCGCTGTCTTGGAATACTTAGCAGCTGAGGTTTTGGAGTTGGCAGGAAATGCTGCCCGTGACAACAAGAAGAGCAGAATCATCCCCCGTCATCTCCAGTTGGCCATCAGAAACGACGAAGAATTGAACAAACTTCTCTCTGGTGTAACCATTGCACAAGGTGGTGTTTTACCAAACATCCAGGCTGTACTTCTGCCAAAGAAGACACAGAAAGCTGCCAAGTAA
- the LOC134684514 gene encoding histone H2B-like: protein MPPKVGTKGAKKAVTKAKTARPGGDKKRRRKRRESYAIYIYKVLRQVHPDTGVSSKAMSIMNSFVNDIFERIAAEASRLAHYNKRSTITSREIQTAVRLLLPGELAKHAVSEGTKAVTKYTSSK, encoded by the coding sequence ATGCCACCAAAAGTTGGAACCAAAGGAGCCAAAAAGGCCGTAACAAAGGCAAAGACTGCCAGACCCGGCGGTGACAAGAAAAGGAGGAGGAAGAGGAGAGAATCCTATGCCATCTACATCTACAAAGTCTTGAGACAGGTGCACCCAGACACTGGAGTATCCTCAAAGGCTATGTCTATCATGAACAGTTTTGTCAACGATATCTTTGAGAGAATCGCTGCAGAAGCTTCCCGTCTCGCTCACTACAACAAGAGATCTACCATCACATCTCGGGAGATCCAGACTGCAGTTCGTCTGCTCCTACCCGGTGAATTGGCCAAGCACGCTGTCAGTGAAGGTACCAAAGCCGTCACAAAGTACACCAGCAGCAAGTAA
- the LOC134684515 gene encoding histone H4 produces the protein MSGRGKGGKGLGKGGAKRHRKVLRDNIQGITKPAIRRLARRGGVKRISGLIYEETRGVLKVFLENVIRDAVTYTEHAKRKTVTAMDVVYALKRQGRTLYGFGG, from the coding sequence ATGTCAGGAAGAGGTAAAGGAGGAAAAGGTCTAGGTAAAGGAGGCGCCAAACGTCACAGGAAGGTGTTGCGTGATAATATCCAAGGTATCACCAAACCAGCAATCCGTCGTTTAGCAAGACGAGGTGGTGTCAAACGTATCTCTGGTCTTATCTACGAAGAAACACGTGGTGTCTTGAAAgtctttttggaaaatgtcaTCCGTGATGCTGTCACATACACTGAGCATGCAAAGAGGAAAACTGTCACCGCCATGGATGTTGTCTACGCCCTGAAACGTCAAGGCCGTACCCTTTACGGATTCGGAGGTTAA
- the LOC134685497 gene encoding histone H3, which yields MARTKQTARKSTGGKAPRKQLATKAARKSAPATGGVKKPHRYRPGTVALREIRRYQKSTELLIRKLPFQRLVREIAQDFKTDLRFQSSAVMALQEASEAYLVGLFEDTNLCAIHAKRVTIMPKDIQLARRIRGERA from the coding sequence ATGGCTCGTACAAAGCAGACCGCCCGTAAATCCACTGGAGGAAAAGCTCCAAGAAAACAACTTGCCACCAAGGCCGCCCGTAAGAGCGCACCTGCCACTGGTGGAGTAAAGAAGCCACATAGATACAGGCCAGGAACAGTCGCTCTTCGTGAGATCAGAAGATACCagaaaagtactgaactcctcATCAGGAAACTCCCCTTCCAGAGATTAGTTCGTGAAATTGCTCAAGACTTCAAGACTGATCTACGTTTCCAGAGCTCTGCCGTTATGGCCCTCCAGGAAGCCAGTGAAGCTTACCTCGTTGGTCTTTTCGAGGACACCAACTTGTGTGCAATCCACGCCAAGAGAGTCACCATCATGCCCAAAGACATCCAGTTGGCTCGCAGAATCCGTGGAGAACGTGCTTAA
- the LOC134684517 gene encoding uncharacterized protein LOC134684517, which produces MSGRGKGGKGLGKGGAKRHRKVLRDNIQGITKPAIRRLARRGGVKRISGLIYEETRGVLKVFLENVIRDAVTYTEHAKRKTVTAMDVVYALKRQGRTLYGFGGRGKGGKAKAKAKSRSSRAGLQFPVGRIHRLLRKGNYAERVGAGAPVYLAAVLEYLAAEVLELAGNAARDNKKSRIIPRHLQLAIRNDEELNKLLSGVTIAQGGVLPNIQAHKYTNIRSFKVFCRVIVDFHREHIAMARTKQTARKSTGGKAPRKQLATKAARKSAPATGGVKKPHRYRPGTVALREIRRYQKSTELLIRKLPFQRLVREIAQDFKTDLRFQSSAVMALQEASEAYLVGLFEDTNLCAIHAKRVTIMPKDIQLARRIRGEPNNMSGRGKGGKGLGKGGAKRHRKVLRDNIQGITKPAIRRLARRGGVKRISGLIYEETRGVLKVFLENVIRDAVTYTEHAKRKTVTAMDVVYALKRQGRTLYGFGG; this is translated from the exons ATGTCAGGAAGAGGTAAAGGAGGAAAAGGTCTAGGTAAAGGAGGCGCCAAACGTCACAGGAAGGTGTTGCGTGATAATATCCAAGGTATCACCAAACCAGCAATCCGTCGTTTAGCAAGACGAGGTGGTGTCAAACGTATCTCTGGTCTTATCTACGAAGAAACACGTGGTGTCTTGAAAgtctttttggaaaatgtcaTCCGTGATGCTGTCACATACACTGAGCATGCAAAGAGGAAAACTGTCACCGCCATGGATGTTGTCTACGCCCTGAAACGTCAAGGCCGTACCCTTTACGGATTCGGAG gACGAGGAAAAGGAGGAAAAGCAAAAGCAAAGGCAAAGTCTAGGTCATCCCGTGCCGGACTTCAGTTCCCAGTAGGTCGTATCCACAGACTTTTGAGGAAAGGAAACTACGCCGAGAGAGTTGGTGCCGGAGCACCAGTCTACCTTGCCGCTGTCTTGGAATACTTAGCAGCTGAGGTTTTGGAGTTGGCAGGAAATGCTGCCCGTGACAACAAGAAGAGCAGAATCATCCCCCGTCATCTCCAGTTGGCCATCAGAAACGACGAAGAATTGAACAAACTTCTCTCTGGTGTAACCATTGCACAAGGTGGTGTTTTACCAAACATCCAGGCT CACAAATACACTAACATTCGAAGTTTCAAAGTATTCTGTCGTGTAATCGTAGATTTTCACAGAGAACATATCGCAATGGCTCGTACAAAGCAGACCGCCCGTAAATCCACTGGAGGAAAAGCTCCAAGAAAACAACTTGCCACCAAGGCCGCCCGTAAGAGCGCACCTGCCACTGGTGGAGTAAAGAAGCCACATAGATACAGGCCAGGAACAGTCGCTCTTCGTGAGATCAGAAGATACCagaaaagtactgaactcctcATCAGGAAACTCCCCTTCCAGAGATTAGTTCGTGAAATTGCTCAAGACTTCAAGACTGATCTACGTTTCCAGAGCTCTGCCGTTATGGCCCTCCAGGAAGCCAGTGAAGCTTACCTCGTTGGTCTTTTCGAGGACACCAACTTGTGTGCAATCCACGCCAAGAGAGTCACCATCATGCCCAAAGACATCCAGTTGGCTCGCAGAATCCGTGGAGAAC CAAACAACATGTCAGGAAGAGGTAAAGGAGGAAAAGGTCTAGGTAAAGGAGGCGCCAAACGTCACAGGAAGGTGTTGCGTGATAATATCCAAGGTATCACCAAACCAGCAATCCGTCGTTTAGCAAGACGAGGTGGTGTCAAACGTATCTCTGGTCTTATCTACGAAGAAACACGTGGTGTCTTGAAAgtctttttggaaaatgtcaTCCGTGATGCTGTCACATACACTGAGCATGCAAAGAGGAAAACTGTCACCGCCATGGATGTTGTCTACGCCCTGAAACGTCAAGGCCGTACCCTTTACGGATTCGGAGGTTAA